A DNA window from Gigantopelta aegis isolate Gae_Host chromosome 4, Gae_host_genome, whole genome shotgun sequence contains the following coding sequences:
- the LOC121371590 gene encoding retinol dehydrogenase 12-like, translating to MAGHMSFPEPPNIFSSWYPIGIAVIAGVLYALRQWFRGPQYIATTKLKGKTVIVTGANTGIGFAVAVDMATRGARVFLVCRDEAKGKAAEEEIRKATDNMNVIFMKCDLASFKSIREFVENFKKKEEKLDILINNAGVMMCAEGETEDKFETQFGVNYLGTFLLTELLLDLLKASPSARIVNTSASASNLGKINFDDINMKEDYTPGQAFAQSKHAVDMYSIKLAERLKGTKVTVATVNPGIVNSTGLRHLPMKTSSFLRLSLGLPIWFMLKTSADGAHTTVYAAVENKLEGVSGRRYKDCQDIKFDDNTKDEEFCNKLYEKTLEWTGLKKARSEIE from the exons ATGGCGGGTCATATGTCTTTTCCCGAACCTCCAAATATTTTTAGTTCCTGGTATCCCATTGGTATAGCAGTGATAGCTGGAGTGTTGTATGCATTAAG GCAATGGTTCCGTGGTCCTCAGTACATTGCCACTACAAAGTTGAAAGGCAAGACTGTGATTGTCACCGGTGCAAATACTGGTATTGGATTTGCTGTAGCTGTTGACATGGCAACACGGG GTGCCCGAGTGTTTCTTGTGTGTAGGGATGAGGCCAAGGGGAAAGCAGCAGAGGAAGAAATTAGGAAAGCTACTGATAACATGAATGTCATTTTCATGAAATGTGATCTTGCTTCCTTCAAGTCTATTCGAGAATTTGTCGAAAACTTCAAGAAAA AGGAAGAAAAActggatatacttattaatAATGCTGGTGTGATGATGTGTGCAGAAGGTGAAACAGAAGACAAATTTGAAACTCAGTTTGGTGTCAATTATCTTG GTACCTTCCTTCTAACAGAGTTGTTATTAGACCTGCTGAAAGCTTCACCGTCTGCCAGAATAGTGAATACCTCAGCATCTGCAAGTAATCTTGGCAAAATCAACTTTGATGACATCAACATGAAAGAGGACTACACTCCTGGTCAGGCATTTGCTCAAAGCAAGCACGCTGTTGATATGTATTCCATTAAGTTAGCAGAAAGACTCAAAG GCACCAAAGTTACAGTTGCCACTGTCAACCCAGGAATTGTGAACTCCACAGGTCTTCGACACCTGCCGATGAAAACCAGTTCATTCCTTCGCCTCAGTCTTGGCTTGCCTATCTGGTTTATGTTGAAAACCTCTGCTGATGGAGCACACACTACAGTGTACGCAGCTGTGGAAAACAAGCTGGAAGGAGTGTCAGGCCGGCGCTACAa GGATTGTCAAGATATCAAGTTTGATGACAACACAAAAGATGAGGAGTTTTGCAATAAGTTGTATGAAAAAACTTTAGAATGGACCGGATTAAAAAAAGCACGATCTGAAATTGAGTAA
- the LOC121372412 gene encoding prolyl-tRNA synthetase associated domain-containing protein 1-like: protein MAAHVGKEELLSSLTELGISCDTMEHPEVFTVEQALPHVSNLDGVFAKNLFLKDKKKNLYLFCAPHDAQIKLNDLARLVNATGGLRFSDETTLYDKLGLTQGAVTIFGLINDRNNDVRLVLDSRFVNGSIKRIYFHPMVNTASTGISPDDLKKFLNKTGHEPQIVDIMN, encoded by the exons ATGGCAGCACACGTTGGCAAAGAAGAGCTCCTCTCATCACTGACAGAACTTGGAATCTCCTGTGATACAATGGAACATCCCGAG gtgtTTACAGTTGAACAAGCACTTCCACATGTGTCAAATCTTGACGGTGTTTTTGCTAAAAATCTGTTCCTCAAAGACAAGAAGAAAAATCTCTATCTGTTTTGTGCTCCTCATGATGCCCAGATCAAGCTGAATGATTTGGCCAGATTAGTGAATGCGACAGGCGGTTTGCGGTTTAGTGATGAGACGACATTGTATGACAAACTAGGCTTAACACAAGGGGCTGTCACTATATTTGGGCTCATCAATGACCGAAATAATGATGTCCGTCTTGTGTTGGACTCGAGATTTGTGAATGGATCTATAAAGAGAATATATTTTCATCCAATGGTCAACACAGCTAGTACTGGAATCTCACCAGATGACTTGAAAAAGTTCTTGAATAAAACTGGACATGAACCTCAAATTGTAgatattatgaattaa